From one Dermacentor variabilis isolate Ectoservices chromosome 3, ASM5094787v1, whole genome shotgun sequence genomic stretch:
- the LOC142574892 gene encoding hemoglobin F-I-like, giving the protein MGKTQSKESADKSTGMTKWECQLVLDTWRTFCTDNQQAGILIFSAFLTQNPCLLPLFHRLRAMPLKMLPSDPTFRAHACSVAYQITAMVNSADDSVLLEALVRKNALAHTSKPGVYPQHFEILASVIMEVLQSKGEKTPLTPTAVTAWKKLFEVRLTVLAL; this is encoded by the coding sequence ATGGGCAAGACTCAAAGCAAAGAGTCCGCCGACAAGTCTACGGGCATGACGAAGTGGGAATGTCAGCTCGTGCTAGACACCTGGCGCACGTTCTGTACCGACAACCAGCAAGCTGGCATCCTCATCTTCAGCGCCTTTCTTACGCAGAACCCGTGCCTCCTACCGCTCTTCCATCGGTTGCGTGCCATGCCCCTGAAGATGCTGCCCAGCGATCCGACCTTCCGGGCCCACGCCTGCAGTGTGGCCTACCAGATCACGGCCATGGTGAACAGCGCCGACGATAGCGTCCTGTTGGAGGCACTGGTCCGAAAGAACGCCCTTGCTCACACTAGCAAGCCGGGCGTGTATCCGCAGCACTTCGAAATCTTGGCAAGCGTCATCATGGAGGTGTTGCAGTCAAAGGGAGAGAAAACACCGCTTACACCCACCGCTGTGACTGCCTGGAAGAAACTATTCGAGGTGAGGCTTACTGTTCTTGCTCTTTAA